The following proteins come from a genomic window of bacterium:
- the hisH gene encoding imidazole glycerol phosphate synthase subunit HisH: protein MKKIAILDYGMGNLRSVQKAFECMGSRALLSDDKHEIESSDALVVPGVGAFDDCVINIKKSGLDKSIINFIMSGRPFFGICLGYQVLFEGSEEGTERGLGILKGNVVKFRNAEKIPHMGWNTLELPERGINCPLFKGVKNGDFFYFVHSYYVDPVDRESVSSWTEYGERFASSVFTDNIFACQFHPEKSQDNGLKIIKNFIGTVK, encoded by the coding sequence ATGAAAAAAATAGCGATTCTTGATTATGGGATGGGAAATTTAAGGAGCGTTCAGAAGGCGTTTGAATGTATGGGTTCGCGCGCCTTGCTGAGCGATGATAAACATGAAATTGAATCTTCCGATGCCCTGGTTGTCCCGGGGGTAGGGGCATTTGATGACTGTGTAATAAACATTAAAAAATCCGGATTGGATAAAAGTATAATTAATTTTATAATGTCGGGCAGGCCGTTTTTCGGGATTTGCCTGGGTTATCAGGTTTTATTCGAAGGCAGTGAGGAGGGGACGGAAAGAGGTCTTGGTATCTTGAAAGGCAATGTCGTCAAATTCAGGAATGCGGAGAAAATACCTCATATGGGTTGGAATACGCTGGAACTTCCGGAAAGAGGAATCAACTGTCCTCTTTTCAAAGGAGTGAAGAATGGGGACTTTTTTTATTTCGTGCATTCTTATTATGTGGATCCCGTGGACAGGGAATCCGTGTCTTCATGGACTGAGTACGGCGAACGTTTCGCGTCTTCTGTTTTTACGGACAATATTTTCGCCTGTCAGTTTCATCCCGAGAAAAGCCAGGATAACGGTTTAAAAATAATAAAAAATTTTATCGGAACGGTGAAATGA
- the hisF gene encoding imidazole glycerol phosphate synthase subunit HisF, with amino-acid sequence MLAKRIIPCLDVKEGRVVKGINFEGLKDAGDPVEIAGIYNKMNADELVFLDITASHEKRKIMIEVVRKTAEKCFIPLTVGGGISTIEDIRQLLNNGADKVSINTPAVRDPRFIKKASSIFGSQCIVVAIDAKMQGPGLWKIFINGGRTPVEKDAVLWAKEIESLGAGEILLTSMDADGTTDGYDIELTKTVSKAVSIPVIASGGAGNAEHIYRVFNEGFADAALAASIFHYNKLSVPAVKEYLMRKGIPVRI; translated from the coding sequence ATGCTTGCTAAAAGAATAATACCGTGTCTTGATGTTAAGGAAGGCAGGGTAGTCAAGGGTATTAATTTCGAGGGTTTGAAAGATGCCGGAGATCCTGTTGAAATTGCCGGGATTTACAATAAAATGAATGCCGATGAACTTGTTTTCCTTGATATTACAGCATCCCACGAGAAAAGGAAAATAATGATTGAAGTTGTCAGGAAAACAGCTGAAAAATGTTTTATACCTTTAACCGTAGGGGGCGGCATAAGCACAATAGAGGATATACGGCAGCTGCTGAATAATGGCGCCGACAAAGTCTCAATAAATACGCCGGCGGTCAGGGATCCCCGCTTTATAAAAAAAGCCTCTTCGATTTTCGGCTCTCAGTGCATTGTCGTAGCGATAGACGCCAAAATGCAGGGTCCCGGACTGTGGAAGATATTTATTAACGGCGGCAGGACGCCCGTTGAAAAAGACGCGGTTCTCTGGGCGAAAGAAATCGAGTCTTTAGGCGCCGGGGAAATATTGCTGACCAGCATGGATGCTGACGGAACAACCGATGGATACGACATCGAACTGACAAAAACAGTTTCTAAAGCCGTTTCCATACCCGTTATAGCTTCCGGGGGCGCAGGGAATGCGGAACATATATACAGGGTATTTAATGAGGGTTTTGCCGATGCCGCTTTAGCGGCATCGATATTCCATTATAATAAATTATCAGTGCCGGCGGTAAAAGAGTACCTGATGAGGAAAGGGATACCGGTAAGAATATAA
- the hisB gene encoding imidazoleglycerol-phosphate dehydratase HisB translates to MKRTALEKRKTRETDIAVKVNLDGKGISNISTGIGFLDHMLELFSKHSLMDIEIIAKGDVHVDFHHTVEDIGIVLGTAIRKALGKKSEITRFCSARVPMDEALVEASLDISGRPYLDYKVKTRQVKLGTFNVSLVKEFMRAFVMNSGVTLHLLLIHGEDLHHIYEAVFKSLAKVFREAVKIDRRVKGAPSTKGRL, encoded by the coding sequence ATGAAAAGAACCGCCCTTGAAAAAAGAAAAACCAGGGAAACAGATATAGCAGTTAAAGTTAATTTAGACGGGAAAGGTATAAGCAATATCTCGACAGGGATAGGATTTCTGGATCATATGCTGGAACTTTTTTCAAAACATTCCTTAATGGACATTGAAATAATTGCAAAGGGGGATGTCCATGTTGATTTTCACCATACGGTTGAGGATATAGGCATAGTCCTGGGCACCGCCATACGCAAAGCGCTCGGAAAAAAATCGGAGATTACACGTTTTTGCTCGGCGCGGGTTCCCATGGATGAAGCATTGGTTGAGGCGTCTCTTGATATCAGCGGCAGGCCTTATCTGGATTATAAAGTCAAGACAAGACAGGTAAAACTCGGGACTTTCAATGTTTCTCTGGTAAAAGAATTTATGAGGGCTTTTGTTATGAATTCCGGAGTTACGCTTCACCTGTTGCTTATTCACGGCGAGGATTTGCATCACATATATGAAGCGGTTTTTAAATCCCTGGCTAAAGTTTTCCGTGAAGCGGTAAAGATAGACAGGAGAGTTAAAGGCGCTCCTTCGACAAAAGGCAGGCTTTGA
- the hisA gene encoding 1-(5-phosphoribosyl)-5-[(5-phosphoribosylamino)methylideneamino]imidazole-4-carboxamide isomerase has protein sequence MMIIIPAIDIAGGKCVRLQQGRAEKLTKYSDSPVTIAKKWENEGAGFLHIVDLDGAFKGSPVHFDLVVEILNQINIPVEIGGGIRDSDAIENYLAAGARRVVLGTSACENRAFIENIKKAFPGRVIISVDVEDGFVVKKGWLEKSSLKAPDFVKLIKNLGFDEIIYTDISKDGMLAGPNIEGCRKIITENNIKVIASGGIGTLADIRKLSGLSGIGLKGVIIGKALYDERFSLREALEIADAC, from the coding sequence ATGATGATTATAATACCCGCGATTGACATAGCAGGCGGCAAATGCGTAAGGTTACAGCAGGGCAGGGCCGAAAAACTTACGAAATATTCCGACTCCCCGGTAACGATCGCGAAAAAATGGGAAAATGAAGGCGCGGGCTTTCTTCATATTGTGGACCTTGACGGCGCTTTCAAAGGGTCTCCGGTCCATTTTGATCTGGTTGTTGAGATATTAAATCAGATAAACATACCGGTTGAAATCGGGGGCGGCATAAGGGATTCAGATGCGATTGAAAATTATCTGGCGGCCGGGGCCAGAAGAGTTGTATTGGGAACATCCGCATGCGAAAACAGGGCTTTTATAGAAAATATAAAGAAGGCCTTTCCGGGCAGGGTAATAATATCGGTTGATGTTGAAGACGGTTTTGTAGTGAAGAAAGGATGGCTGGAAAAATCATCCTTAAAAGCGCCGGATTTCGTAAAGCTTATAAAAAATCTGGGGTTTGATGAAATAATATATACCGATATTTCCAAAGACGGCATGCTGGCCGGGCCGAATATAGAAGGGTGCAGAAAAATCATAACGGAAAACAATATCAAGGTAATCGCTTCCGGCGGCATCGGCACCCTTGCCGATATCAGAAAATTGTCCGGTCTTTCCGGAATCGGTTTAAAAGGGGTTATAATAGGCAAAGCGCTTTATGATGAACGCTTTTCACTGCGGGAAGCTTTGGAGATTGCGGATGCTTGCTAA
- the hisI gene encoding phosphoribosyl-AMP cyclohydrolase, with amino-acid sequence MDNIIKDMKYDSDGLIPAVVVDVSDNEVLMVAYMNGESLKRTIESGKMTYWSRSRQKFWVKGETSGNIQVVKEIRVDCDRDCLLFKVEQKGGAACHTGYRSCFFNKYVNGEWKECGKKIFDPGEVYGKKNG; translated from the coding sequence ATGGATAACATTATAAAGGACATGAAGTATGATTCAGATGGATTGATCCCGGCCGTTGTGGTGGATGTTTCGGATAATGAAGTATTGATGGTGGCATATATGAACGGGGAATCTCTGAAAAGAACTATAGAATCGGGGAAGATGACTTACTGGAGCAGATCGAGACAGAAATTCTGGGTAAAAGGCGAAACGTCCGGTAATATACAGGTTGTGAAAGAAATAAGGGTTGACTGTGACAGGGATTGCCTGCTTTTTAAAGTTGAACAAAAAGGCGGCGCGGCCTGTCATACGGGCTACAGAAGCTGTTTCTTTAATAAATATGTCAACGGGGAATGGAAAGAGTGCGGGAAAAAGATTTTTGACCCCGGCGAGGTTTACGGCAAAAAGAATGGATAG